A region of the Gambusia affinis linkage group LG11, SWU_Gaff_1.0, whole genome shotgun sequence genome:
tgtctttggaaagtttctttgcgaagggaaaaggcccagagaagagacaggagaatggatttatcctgGACCAGTAGGTGACTCCCACATTCCAAGCCCGCTCTAAATAATATGCAGCGACTGGCTCACTGATGAGGCAATGAAGCCTTCAAGCTGCTTCACCACGTAGAGACCAAGCACTCTGCATAAGCAACACGTTTGGGTGTCATTGTCTCCCAGATGGGACCGTCTCAtcgcagagaaacaagctcagggtCCCATTAATTTGTCGTTATGGTGTCGGCTGTTTGGGTTTCCCCTCCATGCTTATGTCACCTCAATATTGGCATATTGGCATATGCCAATATCTTCATAGTGGCATTGATAACATCGTAGTATGGCCATTTGTAGTGGATTGACTGTCGTTTGAACAAGATAGGGGTCAGGTTGAGGAATTTGCCGAACACGCTCTGTTGTTTACTCGATTCACAACAAAGTGTACCAAAGAACATGCTTCTTACTGATGCATTTGCAGACTGCAAAACTGGAATATTTATGTATTGATTCCCCACATTACAGCATCCAAAAAGCTTTTCTTGTTGTACAGAAGAATAAATAACTGAATAGAGGAAAAATCTCAATCAttccttttaaattaaagcatttaCTCAAAGTACTCCttcaaaaggaaaaagtgaaattttggCTGATCAAAGTTCCAGGTGTGCAAAGTTTTATAAAGTATAGAGTATGACATAATCTATTTGTTTTCTATCACCAGGAGTGCCGCAAAAATGAGATGCTGCTGTCCAAACTGAGAGCAAAAGGAGCTTCCTAGCTTTGTTCTACCTGCtggctctgtgttttctgaagctAGCCTGGAGCTTTAATATACATTGATTGAAGTGTGTGAGATCACAGAACATGGTTATTTTAGTTCTGCTTCACAGGCCAGAAACCCAGTTTCTTCATGGTGCCCATCGCAGCAGATTTGACCATAAACGTGTCTTTTGGCTTTAGAACGTTTTGATGGGATCGAGGCCTTTATAACATAATGATTACAAATGACCAACATGATTTCTGATATCTGTTTAGCCCGAGCTATTGGTGTATTATAACAAGACTGAACTAAACACTATTCCTGATACTGAATGCTTTCCCAAAGTCAACAAAAAATCTTTGATGCATGTCTGTTCCTGCTTTAGGGCCTCAGATCCTGTAGCCATTGTTGCAATACAATTACATCATTGTAACTAGctgttgataaaatattttatgttgacaataaaatattggaaaacTTGAAACTCAAGAGTAAAAGTGATCAATGATAAGTCtataaaataaacagctgaTGAGTTGTGAATGTGTACAACCAGAACTTCAGTCTCCACCAGGTCAGTAATGGacaaaaattctaaataaacaTGGAAAGATTCTGACATTGATGTAACATATTCTTCTGCTTCAGCTTTTCCCTTCAGGGGTCACTATAGCAGATCACCCGTCTACGTTTAGTCCTGTTCTCTGCAGCCCTTTTCCCTTACACCAACTATCACCACATCCAGACATTTTCTGTCCCAAGTTCAAAGCTGCGTTGCCAACAGCCAATGAGAAACAGAGACTGAgacacaacaggaagtagaagacATCTTCCTTTGCAACTTTACAATGCATTGTTGTATGGGCAGATATATGTTACAATTTTGATCAATATATTCAGACAAAAGTTCCATTGGTGTTATGTTCAATATGCACATTTTATATGATCTAAGAAAGGCCCTTCAatatatttcttgtattttagtCTATATTAAGTTGTTTATAACTTAGTAACATTCTTAAATTCAACAGATTGTCTTGTCTCAAAGTCCATTTGTTAAATGTGTGGTGCTCAGTATTTCAACCATGGTCCAAAAGTCTGTGGAATTCAGCCTGTTAGTTTGAACTTGAGCTCTTTTTGAAATCCACAAACACCATCAAAGTTGTGTAGTTTTCCCTTGCAGCCTCGTTTTGCTGACTGGGCAAAACGAGGCTGCTTAAACATTGAAGATTAGTAAAAACATTGAAgccctttttattttcccaggcTTTCACATCTTAtacttgttttattctttctatAATTTAagttcaatttgtttttattgtagagtgctttgtgattttatgtctgaAAATCCCTTTTGTGAATAAACTTTACTTGATTGTGTCTGGTATGCCCTCCTTCAAATTTTCTCCTGTATTTCAGAGGTCTGAAATTCTTTTACCATTCTGATTTTGCTTTagataaaatagtttttctactgtcacaaaaaagtGACTCCTCCTTTTAGGCAGTGTGAGGCTTCTGAGCTGCTTTCACTGCAGCCCAATGAAACTAGTTTTTAAGTAGAGCAGTGCAGTCAGGTTATGTCTAATTGTTCATGTAATAACTAAAGAAACACAACATTCTTACTATTAGTTTAAGTCCATAGTATAAAAAGTATCCATGCTCCAACTTTTCCTCaaatttttgcttcttttcatgTGATGGTATTTGTCTTCCTCAGTTCTACTTGCTGTATATCAGCACAGTTTGCTTTATCATCTCACTGATTGTGGTACTAAACACACAGTTTCCATCTTTCTCTCCAGTCCACTTCCTGCAGTAATCTGCAGTCTGGACCTCTTGAGCTATCTGACACTTGCTGATCTCTTTGTCCTAAAGAACAACACGGTGCTCTCTTCAGtaatcatgttttaaatgtgctgctAGCAGACTTTCTGATATAGACCTGATAATGACCATGTTGTCTCTTGGGTGTGTCCCTGTCAGCAAGTGCAGTAGAGTAGAAATAAGCATTGATGGACGGAGGAAAAGACTACAGGACATTATTCGGGGTTCCATATGTACAGTCAGGACTCTGTATTCAGACTCGGTGCTGTTCCCAGAGGACATGAGTGCTTGTGAGATACCACTGTGTGGTCCTCTGTCAGACGCCTGATGTTTTACACCATGACAGTTACCTCAGTCCTGTCTGGCCTTCTGTTGCTTTTGATGTTACCAGTATATGGTCAGCTAGTGGGAGCAAAGAAGTTACAAGAGGCTGAAGAGCAAAGTTCCCGCCTGCGGGGCCTCTGGAAGCTCCACGTTGGGGCATCCAGGCTGAAAGGAAAAGGTAAGCAAAATCCTAAAGTTTTTTGCTGgaattaaaaggtttttttcaaTTCCAGCAGTTTAATTTGGAGATcagttgttttattaatatagcTTGTCAGTATGGCTAGAGATTAATAATAATTCTCTTTCATGAATCAGCTTCTCCTGGTATTGGTATCTAATCTTTTTTCATCTGAggtgtaaaattatttttcagtttcttattttcatATTCTTGATGGCTTATGCATATTGTGGTTTAAAATACAGGCTTATTTGAAACCtgtatttttctggttttctacAAGCTTAGAAAACTAGTTGCCAGTCCATAAAGTTTTGCATCTATTATCTTTAGCAGCGCTTGCTTCTATTTCTTAGAAGTGACCGTTGCCAGGGCTTTTATCGGCATGTTAACTGTTCCTCTTATTAGGTTTCCAATCTGTCACTCTGCATCAGTTTCTTCTTCCTAGAAATTGTTTGCTCTCCTCTTCAGAAGTTACAAATGatcataaaacagtttttttaatatgttggggcttttgcaaaaagaaagttttaccTAATGACCTGAAGTTATGTGACTCACACCATCTTCAAAAAATCCTGATGTACATTTGACTAAGCATTCAATTCTTAGTCATATGCTGCTTTctattttgcaaacaaaacattcaggCAATAAATACAActtaatcattaaaataaacaaaactgccaAATGATGACAGAATGTGatcatttaatcaaatttactATTTTTGAGAAGCTCATTAACATTACTTGATGATCATAAGATTCAtctacaaagtcaaatttagtCTGATATCCAATTTAGGTCAAATGGtctaaacttgtttttgttttagcttgaAGTTCAACTATAATGGCAGTCAGATAGATAAGATTATTGTAGCTGCTGGAACAGAACAGGACGACTTCAGCAGCAAATGAAGCTTAGGAAATTCAGCTGACCTGCACTGGAGTTACTGGAATACATGAGAACAAGAGCTGAACAGTAGAATCTGCTCTGATCCTCCTTATGAAGTGCAGTGTTGTGAGTCCAGTCCAGTTTATTATTCAGGTGAGCACCCAGGCACCTATAAGAGTTCACCATCTCAATGTCCACTCCCTGGATGTTCACCAGTGCCATTGAGGTGCCTGCGATGAGAGTCCTCACAGTACTGAAGATGACAGCATGGCCAGTTGATGGAGAGGTCTGCAGTGTAGAGGGGGAATAGGAATGGTGCCGGAACAGTCCCTGTTCTGCAGGCCGGCCTGTTGAAGACACAAACTGCTGTTAAAATGGAGGGGAAACTTCCATGTTTCTCACCACATTTATCCATGCAGGGTCCAGATACCTTCTCCTGGTACACCCTAAAGAAGTCACCAGCTAATtatgtgtgaaataaaatgttatggtATCTGTCAATGTGTCCTGTGAGTGTTCTGTGCGtatcttaaaaaatatactttggGAAAATTGCCAATGATTTCTCTTCAATAAAGGATCGAGCTCCAGCCCAGTCAACGAAGTGGCCAAGCAACTTCTTCTCTACTGCCGGGCTGGAATTGGCTACCACCTTCAGATCTTGCCCAATGGCTCAGTGGGAGGAGTCCATAGACCTACTCCATACTGTGAGTTCAGTCAAAATGAGGGactatttacacacacacaaatatatatatatatatatatatatatatgtatatatatatatagttactTCTCCTTCTGAGAGGTTGAGACTCGCCTGGTTTCTGAtgacctccatccaggtgtcccaacCTTCGCCCCCCTGTGAATCAGCCAGACTGATCAGCCTTCCACATCtcccaatttcacaaattgtttccgctctttaaataactcctcatccagtcagaaactaCTCCCCTAATTCCATagcattataattttttaagtagATGTTGTTTTACACATAGTTTTGGGCTAAAAGACACCTATAAACAATTTTCTACcttttcctctccagaatcaaacatcacagctattttacaaccatcaaagaactttgaTGTGACCAAGGGCACAACAACATACGTTCTGAGGTGTATGCAAACATGTCATCggcattaaatgtttatttaattctcTATTAGtataattttctctttaaattgcCATTTCTATTTTCGGTCTCAGGAGATGATTGAGGAATGAAGAAAcgctgatgtctggttctttagggtCTTTAGGTTCTTTAGGGTCTttaggttctttaggttctgcgcTGTTCCTCTCCTGacccattctgtctgatatcaggGTCACTGAAAATTGCcgacatattttctttttgcagtttcTCAATCTAAGGCTCATGGACCCTTAAAGGATCTTTACTGTTGGTTCTTCTGTTCAGGACTCAGAGTTTACAGTCATTGTTCTTTAAGTCATTCTTTTCTCACTAAAGAATTTCTATATGTGAACAGGGTTAGTAGCAAGCAGTCTTCGTTGCAGTGgcagtgtgtgtggggggggagtgtgtgtgtgcgtgtgtgtgtatgtgttatAGCTGTGTGTTTATAACTTATCTTAAATGTCTCTTTTGGCTCCTCTCCCCCTCCTCTTGTCGGCGTCTAAAATCCTCCCCGTCTCTCTCCTCCGGCTTCCTGACAGTCCAACTGGTTCTGGCGTTGGATCTTTGGGTTGTCCAGATCGTCCGTCAGTCAATGTCCAAGTTGTTCACAGATGAAACAAGCATCAAACAGTTCAGAGTCTTCTTCTCTCAAAGCTCTGAAGCtttgtttagcttttctttctgtacGCTGATACTGGACAGCAGACCAGCGGACATTGTTAAAGCTCTGTCACAgagttttcagtttaaatgtcCAACAGAAGACCAACAGTTGTCTCCTGAATGAAAATGTTCCATCAGTTCTCTGGTGCCTGGAGGTGATGGAggtcttctttgtcttcttcatcttcttgaTCCTCCAGATTCTCTCGGTCTCTTTCATCAGCTGGTTTTGTAGGAGGGACAGCATCTGGTCCATGGGAGGACAGGTTAGAggagttgaggtcagaggtcagaggtcagatgcaGTGAGgctcagacagagagaaagagaagaagcaaATAGAAATTGATTAGggcttcttttgttgttttccttggtTTTTCTATACATATGTATTTATGAATCTTATCTTAACCTTTTGCCTGATCATATAGTTTTAGTCATTTACTATCCATCCAGTATTATGGCTCCGTTTGTGGAACGGTTTGTCAGAGAAACCTGAGGGTTGATTGGTTGTACAGCTCTTTGAGCTGCTTTCAGTAAGAAAGGGtctattataaataaaattgattgattgatccttttaagaaataaaataattctgtttattcaaatacacaaaaacaaagaaaacaatttttttaaacatgttaagGCCTGTAATTTATCCACAAAGGATTTAAGATTTATGTTcaccatttttattcttttttttgtttcccctgcttttcttttcaatatttcattatcATATTGTCAAACAATTCACCCTGAGGAGGAGATTCTGTTCTGGAACCACTTAGACCCATTCTTCCTGAATTGGGTGGGATTTCcatgttgttgcattttgttcaaGCTGCAGAAtagaactaataaaaaaatgttttttccacatttgttaaAGCTagcaccatgtcgtgacagtttgttatgagacagataatctgtgaagagatcaatctcctccacttcctccctgagCTCCTACTGCACCGTTCTGaccaaaaccaaccaatcagaaccaggaggacagtcttagcgctgtcaatcaacctcattcactcactgctaagtGTGCTAATGGAAGATTTTATAAagattgtttgaatttctgagtaataaataaattgtttttgttgtgtaattgtaAAAAGAGGAAAGATCCATAGAGACTCCCTGGAATGATGCTGACTAGCTTGTCACTGACTACAGTGTTGCTCACCTTTTTCACTGGGACAAGGGTTAAAGGTTATGATGGGATCAGggtcagagctgctgctgactggcCCGTCTGTTGTTAAGTGTGGTAAGAGGTACAGGGATAAGGCAAATATATGAAtaatttgttgaatttcttccttttctaaATAAGAGAATTTCATGATCTATAGTATCAAACGCAGCCCTTATTCCTAAAAGTAATAAATCAGCAATACTGCCTGAGTCAGTTGTTAAAATACGGTCATCATACACTCGAAGTAAAACTGTTTCAGTACTATGAGCACCTTTAAAAACCTCGTGTTATCTATTAAGGATGtgagctgaataaaaatgaacttttcaagaACCTTACGCGTTACAAactaacgcgttactgacatcacagGTCACAGCACACCCAtagcgtgtgtgtgtatattgAGAATTGATGGGACGCAACCTGACAGCAATGAGGCATTTTTCACCATTAAGatgtaaagacaaaaatgtctcttATCAAATGGGTAGGAAGACTACCTGTGGTAATTTAATGGCTGCAGATGTTTGATTACAGAGGTCAGTTCAACTAGTGAAACTGGCCGAAAATGATCCAGAGTATCTACCCATTGTGGCATTCCATGAGAATCTCAAATTAACTGTATTTGAGCTTCTAAGAGCTACAAATCTTATTGAAAAAGGCCTCAGAGTTCATCAGAGGCTAAAGGGCCAGCTATCATCAGCATGAGATTAATTAAAAGTAAGTTCAGTTTATGAAGAAAAGTATATTAAGCCACAACACACAGAGCTTCCATACAGCTATAACATGAAGTTGAATGATTGATGTAATAacaataatcataataatcacaataaaattgataaaatacctatttctgaaacaaatatgtttgtttgtatttgtactAATCAAGCATagataattagcatttttaagcAAACTACCACCAGCTTGTAACACGTTAGCAGCACatttaacttaaatatattttaagaaaatatactaaaatacatttttaaaaaggaatattACCGTgtaagcatttttcaaaaaaaaaaaaaagtatttattttacatttttaatatagtCTTAATAAGTACTTGATAATGTACTAAATGGACAGATACGTAGcgcttttccaatcattttgaccactc
Encoded here:
- the fgf9 gene encoding LOW QUALITY PROTEIN: fibroblast growth factor 4A (The sequence of the model RefSeq protein was modified relative to this genomic sequence to represent the inferred CDS: substituted 1 base at 1 genomic stop codon) is translated as MYSQDSVFRLGAVPRGHECLXDTTVWSSVRRLMFYTMTVTSVLSGLLLLLMLPVYGQLVGAKKLQEAEEQSSRLRGLWKLHVGASRLKGKGSSSSPVNEVAKQLLLYCRAGIGYHLQILPNGSVGGVHRPTPYCWLKMFAVRRGVVGIRGLKSGLYLCMSGQGLTYGEEQFSDNCLFKESVEENHYTTYSSLSHPGNYLAISHRGQLRRGSSVGPNQSCAHFLPRRI